A single region of the Polyodon spathula isolate WHYD16114869_AA chromosome 12, ASM1765450v1, whole genome shotgun sequence genome encodes:
- the LOC121324287 gene encoding bromo adjacent homology domain-containing 1 protein-like, with the protein MVKFGLGCCVVTSLCVYPRSPVSQTELMMQEEAETGQQRRRRREEEEEEEQRREARERRRQEAVKQGQKSEKHKHRHHRRHHHHHHHHHQNQLQVQQQGTCLDYKKEAGTLKTKWEAGRGSFPVPGYQCQSLLGYPLKSVKEEPRESELDPFFYCGHQDKVDYCHRLALFLGHHSQGLASQCGVPEEGGGEQEFLIPPHSLAHSALAVGSHPYLCAEPCFSGYYLHIGHQGASSPPLLSGTGPFHPSAVRSSKLLVSTATPGPPSGIPLPHPVFCSALESPCFGEACLVNGFTSTAYGAMHPLASRGCAFNTCHGGCMHALKEEPYPSPLDEHSPAIPVSPALPLSGCPVPTVPPAAQCVPHLPSPLLDPSQAQLRVARECPQSAKPPSGSRSGVRSTASCPLLTPAPPSAASAGKQQRITRRRATNGWLPVGVPVEKEVFVVGEEEPALRRCFEGVQRDGDLIRVRDTVLLRSGPRKKTLPYVAKISALWEDPKTGEVMMSLFWYYRPEHTQGGRNLSTHCENEIFASRHQDENSVACIEDKCYVLTLAQYCRFCALVKRRREGLPDSAPVVPPSPDYATPLHRRVPPNIDPSLVFLCRHVYDFRYGRILKNLQ; encoded by the exons ATGGTTAAGTTTGGGCTTGGTTGTTGCGTGGTGACCTCCCTCTGTGTTTACCCGCGCTCTCCAGTCAGTCAGACAGAGCTAATGATGCAGGAAG AGGCTGAAACCGGACAgcaaaggaggaggaggagggaggaggaggaggaggaggagcaaaGGAGGGAGGCCAGGGAGAGGAGGAGGCAGGAGGCAGTCAAGCAGGGGCAGAAAtctgagaaacacaaacacagacatcatcgtcgtcatcatcatcatcatcatcatcaccaccagaACCAGCTGCAGGTGCAGCAACAGGGGACCTGCCTGGATTACAAGAAGGAGGCTGGCACCCTCAAAACAAAATGGGAGGCAGGGAGGGGCAGCTTTCCCGTACCGGGGTACCAGTGTCAGAGCCTCCTGGGGTACCCCCTGAAGTCTGTGAAAGAGGAGCCCAGGGAATCTGAGCTGGACCCCTTCTTCTACTGCGGCCACCAGGACAAGGTGGATTACTGCCACCGCCTGGCTCTCTTCCTGGGTCACCACAGCCAGGGCTTAGCCTCTCAGTGCGGGGTTCCGGAGGAGGGCGGCGGGGAGCAGGAGTTCCTCATCCCCCCTCACTCGCTGGCTCACTCTGCCCTGGCCGTAGGCTCACACCCCTACCTGTGTGCCGAGCCCTGCTTCTCTGGGTATTACCTCCACATTGGCCACCAGGGTgcctcctctccccccctcctGTCTGGGACAGGGCCCTTTCACCCCTCTGCTGTCCGGAGTTCGAAGCTGCTGGTGTCCACTGCTACACCAGGGCCCCCCTCAGGTATCCCCCTCCCTCACCCCGTATTCTGCAGCGCACTGGAGTCCCCCTGCTTCGGGGAGGCCTGCCTGGTCAACGGATTCACCTCCACCGCTTACGGAGCGATGCACCCGCTCGCCAGCAGGGGGTGTGCTTTCAACACCTGCCACGGAGGCTGCATGCACGCGCTCAAAGAAG AGCCCTACCCCAGCCCCCTGGATGAGCACAGTCCTGCTATCCCGGTCTCCCCAGCCCTGCCTCTGTCTGGCTGCCCAGTGCCCACAGTGCCCCCTGCTGCCCAGTGCGTGCCTCACCTCCCCTCGCCGCTCTTGGACCCCAGCCAGGCGCAGCTCAGGGTTGCTCGGGAGTGTCCTCAGAGTGCCAAGCCCCCCAGTGGCTCTCGATCGGGGGTCCGCAGCACGGCCAGCTGCCCTCTCCTCACCCCGGCCCCCCCTTCCGCTGCCTCTGCGGGAAAACAGCAGCGAATCACACGGCGCCGCGCAACCAATGGCTGGCTGCCTGTCGGAGTGCCAGTGGAGAAGGAGGTCTTCGTCGTG ggggaggaggagcctgcTCTGAGGCGCTGTTTCGAGGGGGTGCAGCGGGACGGGGATCTGATCCGGGTTCGGGACACCGTGCTGCTGCGCTCCGGACCCCGAAAGAAAACCCTGCCCTACGTGGCGAAGATCTCTGCACTGTGGGAGGACCCCAAGACAG GTGAGGTGATGATGAGCCTGTTCTGGTACTACCGTCCAGAGCACACCCAAGGAGGCAGGAACCTGAGCACGCACTGTGAG AATGAGATCTTTGCGTCTCGCCATCAGGATGAAAACAGCGTGGCCTGTATTGAAGACAAGTGCTACGTCCTGACATTAGCACAGTACTGCAG ATTTTGTGCCTTGGTGAAGCGCCGTAGAGAGGGGCTGCCGGACAGTGCCCCAGTGGTTCCTCCTTCCCCTGACTACGCCACTCCCCTGCACCGCCGTGTGCCCCCCAACATCGACCCCAGCCTGGTGTTCCTCTGCCGGCACGTCTACGACTTCCGCTACGGACGCATCCTCAAGAACCTGCAGTAG